One genomic region from Pseudanabaena sp. FACHB-2040 encodes:
- a CDS encoding glycosyltransferase family 9 protein encodes MRVLALVPGGIDDQILFFPTIRQLYDAFPKAEIHVVVEPQAKDAYQLSKLVKEVIPYSFQTRNSPADWANLLGIVRDREFEIAITLTQSWSIGLLLWLSGVPNRIGYEGGANSLLLTQKLPLKRDQYLAEQYHDLLQGLNVSGSCPDLALNVPQGDIAWADSARKQADLGDQGYVLVYPGPAESLPGKGPDNYPVESWATILKDFQSRQPELPLVLLQTPTTFDTIAALARLVPDLRVLQPETIGQVAALVAGANLLISPDSYPLYLAIALKVFTLGLFGANHPDRQLPPAAGEEMRFSGVVSDTGKVADIAPATVLKKIWNE; translated from the coding sequence ATGCGAGTATTGGCTCTTGTTCCAGGCGGAATCGACGACCAGATCCTCTTTTTCCCGACCATTCGGCAGTTGTATGACGCTTTTCCCAAAGCTGAGATCCATGTTGTTGTCGAACCTCAAGCAAAAGATGCCTACCAGCTGTCTAAGCTCGTCAAGGAAGTCATTCCTTACAGCTTTCAGACCCGCAACAGCCCGGCTGACTGGGCCAACCTGCTGGGCATTGTTCGCGATCGCGAGTTTGAAATTGCCATTACCCTGACTCAGAGTTGGTCGATTGGCCTGCTGCTCTGGCTCAGCGGCGTGCCGAATCGAATTGGCTACGAAGGCGGCGCAAACAGCCTGCTTCTGACCCAAAAGCTGCCGCTCAAGCGAGATCAGTATTTGGCTGAGCAATATCATGACTTGCTACAGGGTCTAAATGTGTCGGGTTCCTGTCCTGATCTAGCTCTTAATGTGCCGCAAGGAGACATTGCCTGGGCCGACTCTGCCCGCAAACAGGCAGATCTGGGCGATCAGGGCTATGTTTTGGTCTACCCCGGCCCTGCCGAATCGCTGCCGGGTAAAGGTCCAGACAACTATCCAGTGGAGAGCTGGGCCACCATTCTCAAGGATTTTCAGAGCCGCCAGCCGGAGCTGCCGCTAGTGCTTCTGCAAACGCCGACTACCTTTGATACAATTGCCGCTTTGGCTCGACTGGTTCCTGACTTGAGAGTTTTGCAGCCAGAGACCATCGGTCAGGTGGCCGCCCTAGTGGCCGGGGCGAATTTGCTGATCAGTCCCGACAGCTATCCGCTGTATTTAGCGATTGCCCTGAAGGTGTTTACTCTGGGCCTTTTTGGAGCCAACCATCCAGACCGTCAATTGCCGCCAGCAGCGGGCGAGGAAATGCGGTTTTCGGGAGTTGTCTCTGATACTGGCAAGGTGGCGGACATCGCTCCGGCTACTGTTTTGAAGAAGATTTGGAATGAGTAA
- the ispD gene encoding 2-C-methyl-D-erythritol 4-phosphate cytidylyltransferase: protein MHLLIPAAGMGRRMGADRNKVLLTLLNRPIVAWTLLAAEAAQSIRWIGIICQPADEPVLAEILADLSLQTPIVFIPGGNTRQESVYNGLRGLPAGAQRVLVHDAARCLATPDLFDRCAQALTTCSGLIAAVPVKDTIKVVDSSNQVQETPDRARLWAAQTPQGFEVPLLRQCHDKGWQQGWEVTDDAALFEKCGLPVQIVPGEETNLKVTTPVDLAIAEFILRQRGFTSAPESTQKESAKK, encoded by the coding sequence GTGCATCTTTTGATTCCAGCCGCTGGCATGGGGCGACGCATGGGGGCTGACCGCAATAAAGTCCTGCTGACGCTGCTCAATCGCCCAATTGTCGCCTGGACCCTGCTCGCTGCAGAGGCAGCCCAGTCAATTCGCTGGATTGGAATTATCTGCCAACCCGCCGACGAGCCTGTTTTAGCCGAGATTTTGGCCGATCTCTCCCTGCAAACACCCATAGTCTTTATTCCTGGTGGCAATACTCGGCAAGAGTCGGTTTACAACGGACTGCGGGGGCTGCCTGCGGGAGCCCAGCGAGTGCTGGTACACGATGCGGCCCGCTGCTTGGCAACGCCGGATCTGTTTGATCGCTGTGCTCAAGCGCTGACTACCTGCTCTGGCCTAATTGCGGCGGTGCCGGTGAAAGACACGATCAAAGTTGTCGATAGCTCAAACCAGGTGCAAGAGACTCCCGATCGAGCCCGACTTTGGGCCGCGCAAACGCCTCAGGGCTTTGAGGTGCCGCTGCTGCGCCAGTGCCACGATAAGGGTTGGCAGCAGGGCTGGGAGGTCACCGACGATGCAGCCCTGTTTGAAAAATGTGGGCTGCCGGTGCAGATTGTGCCGGGAGAAGAAACTAACTTAAAGGTGACTACGCCGGTCGATCTTGCGATCGCAGAATTTATCCTACGGCAGCGAGGCTTTACCTCAGCCCCAGAATCAACCCAAAAAGAATCGGCCAAAAAATAA
- a CDS encoding photosystem II reaction center protein Ycf12, whose protein sequence is MLSFLNSINFELIAQLLMLAMIVIAGPTIVFLLFFRGGDL, encoded by the coding sequence ATGTTAAGTTTCTTGAACAGCATTAATTTTGAACTGATTGCTCAGCTGCTCATGCTGGCAATGATCGTGATTGCTGGACCGACCATCGTTTTTCTACTGTTCTTCCGCGGCGGAGACCTGTAG
- a CDS encoding YkgJ family cysteine cluster protein has product MATWKCVKQCGACCHLDPSERPDLEDYLSSEDLERYLSLVGEDGWCINYDQSNRECRIYADRPWFCRVEATTFKALYGIEAKELNEFAIDCCEQQIEGVYGTGSEELEHFFNAVGIEE; this is encoded by the coding sequence GTGGCTACCTGGAAATGCGTCAAGCAGTGCGGTGCCTGCTGCCACCTAGACCCCTCCGAGCGACCCGACCTAGAGGACTACCTATCGAGCGAAGATTTAGAGCGTTACCTCAGCCTGGTTGGCGAAGACGGCTGGTGTATTAACTATGACCAGAGCAACCGCGAATGTCGGATCTATGCCGATCGGCCTTGGTTCTGTCGGGTAGAGGCAACCACCTTTAAAGCGCTGTATGGCATTGAAGCCAAAGAACTCAATGAATTTGCCATAGACTGCTGTGAGCAGCAGATCGAGGGCGTCTATGGAACTGGCAGCGAAGAGCTTGAGCACTTCTTTAACGCTGTGGGCATAGAGGAATGA